One Paraburkholderia kururiensis DNA window includes the following coding sequences:
- a CDS encoding ATP-binding cassette domain-containing protein, whose protein sequence is MADTTTAQAATMTDTASDTILALENVSKYFGKVIALNGVTLRLKRGEVHCLLGDNGAGKSTLIKTLAGVHAPSAGEYLVDGKPVHFQSPKEALDLGIATVYQDLALVPLLSVARNFFMGREPQKKLFGLVNVMDLETSAATAREKLAEMGIIVRDPHQPIGTMSGGERQCLAIARAIHFGARVLILDEPTAALGVKQSFNVLKLIHKARAKGISVIFITHNVHHAYPIGDSFTLLNRGRSMGTFTKDTITKDEVLDMMAGGAEMQKMIAELDGATI, encoded by the coding sequence ATGGCAGACACGACTACGGCGCAGGCCGCCACGATGACGGACACCGCAAGCGACACCATCCTCGCGCTCGAAAACGTCAGCAAGTATTTCGGCAAGGTGATCGCGCTCAACGGCGTCACGCTGCGCCTGAAGCGCGGCGAGGTGCATTGCCTGCTGGGCGACAACGGCGCGGGCAAGTCCACGCTCATCAAGACGCTTGCGGGCGTGCACGCGCCCAGCGCCGGCGAATATCTCGTGGACGGCAAGCCCGTACACTTCCAGTCGCCGAAGGAAGCGCTCGACCTCGGCATCGCCACGGTCTACCAGGACCTCGCGCTCGTGCCGCTGCTCTCCGTCGCGCGCAACTTCTTCATGGGACGCGAGCCGCAGAAGAAGCTCTTCGGGCTCGTCAACGTGATGGACCTCGAAACGAGCGCCGCCACCGCGCGCGAAAAGCTCGCTGAAATGGGCATCATCGTGCGCGACCCGCATCAGCCTATCGGCACGATGTCGGGCGGCGAGCGCCAATGCCTCGCGATTGCGCGCGCCATTCACTTCGGCGCGCGCGTGCTGATTCTCGACGAGCCCACCGCCGCGCTCGGCGTGAAGCAGAGCTTCAACGTGCTCAAGCTCATTCACAAGGCACGCGCCAAGGGCATCTCGGTCATCTTCATCACGCACAACGTGCACCACGCCTACCCCATCGGCGACTCGTTCACGCTGCTCAACCGCGGCCGCTCCATGGGCACCTTCACGAAAGACACCATCACGAAGGACGAAGTGCTCGACATGATGGCGGGCGGCGCCGAGATGCAGAAGATGATCGCCGAACTCGACGGCGCCACGATCTGA
- a CDS encoding ABC transporter permease: MGVAGKPYPSHVDESPANNGGGRGAASVSSAADERVRKESWFGHLMGRPEFAAISGTVLVFAVFAIGAGSSGMFNLDGVMNWSQVSAYLGILAVGACLLMIAGEFDLSIGSMIGFAGMMVALPTMYFHWPIWLAIAFAFIASMALGALNGYLVMRTRLPSFIVTLAFLFILRGLTLALSIMFADRTIVSGVGDVAKADPLTNLLFHGVAFKGLFTALAHMGIGSLLDNGQPLVPGIPKVILWWFALAAVGAFVLAKTRYGNWVLAVGGDANAAKNVGVPVRRVKISLFVLTAFCSCLFAVLQVCDIGSAAADRGIQKEFEAIIAAVIGGTLLTGGYGSVIGACFGALIFGVVQIGITYTNVSSDWFRVFLGVMLLMAVLFNHYVRRRVAQS, from the coding sequence ATGGGCGTAGCCGGCAAACCTTATCCCTCGCACGTCGACGAGAGCCCTGCCAATAACGGCGGCGGGCGCGGCGCGGCATCGGTCTCGTCGGCCGCGGACGAGCGCGTGCGCAAGGAGTCGTGGTTCGGCCATCTCATGGGCCGCCCCGAGTTCGCCGCCATTTCGGGCACCGTGCTCGTGTTCGCCGTATTCGCCATCGGCGCGGGCAGCTCGGGCATGTTCAATCTCGACGGCGTCATGAACTGGTCGCAGGTTTCCGCGTATCTCGGCATTCTGGCCGTGGGCGCGTGCCTCTTGATGATCGCGGGCGAGTTCGATCTTTCCATCGGCTCCATGATCGGCTTCGCGGGCATGATGGTCGCGCTGCCCACCATGTATTTCCACTGGCCGATCTGGCTTGCCATCGCGTTCGCGTTCATCGCCTCGATGGCGCTCGGCGCGCTGAACGGCTATCTCGTCATGCGCACGCGCCTGCCCTCGTTCATCGTCACGCTCGCGTTCCTGTTCATCCTGCGCGGCCTCACGCTTGCGCTCTCCATCATGTTCGCGGACCGCACCATTGTCTCGGGCGTGGGCGACGTCGCGAAGGCCGACCCGCTCACCAACCTGCTCTTTCACGGCGTCGCGTTCAAGGGGCTCTTCACGGCGCTCGCGCACATGGGCATCGGCTCGCTGCTCGACAACGGCCAGCCGCTCGTGCCCGGCATTCCGAAGGTGATTCTCTGGTGGTTCGCACTCGCGGCCGTGGGCGCCTTCGTGCTTGCGAAAACGCGCTACGGCAACTGGGTTCTCGCCGTGGGCGGCGACGCGAACGCCGCTAAGAATGTGGGCGTGCCCGTGCGGCGCGTGAAGATTTCGCTCTTCGTGCTCACCGCGTTCTGCTCGTGCCTCTTTGCCGTGCTGCAGGTGTGCGACATCGGTTCGGCCGCCGCGGACCGCGGCATCCAGAAGGAATTCGAAGCCATCATCGCGGCGGTGATCGGCGGCACGCTGCTCACGGGCGGTTACGGGTCGGTGATCGGCGCATGCTTCGGTGCCCTGATCTTCGGCGTGGTGCAGATCGGCATCACCTACACGAACGTCAGCTCCGACTGGTTCCGCGTGTTCCTCGGCGTCATGCTGCTGATGGCCGTGCTGTTCAACCACTATGTGCGCCGCCGCGTCGCGCAATCGTAA
- a CDS encoding sugar ABC transporter substrate-binding protein, with translation MTHRKGKATLRMLAAALTLAAGLATTLGTASTAYAADAHFVLISHAPDSDSWWNTIKNAIKQADEDFNVQTDYRNPPNGDIADMARLIEQAAARNYDGVITTIADYDVLKSSISKVTEKKIPLVTINSGTEEQSEKLGAIMHIGQPEYVAGKAAGEKAKAAGVKSFLCVNHFATNAVSFERCRGFADALGVDYKTSTIDSGQDPTEIQSKVSAYLRNHPNTGAVLTLGPVPAAATLKALQQMGLAGKVFFCTFDFSDDIAKAIQAGTIQFAIDQQPYLQGYLPVAVLAIAKKDHTTDPAAIRKALQANPKFQARLQTYGLEPSYGPKNIRSGPGFITKANLDKVIKYAGQYR, from the coding sequence ATGACACATCGCAAGGGCAAGGCAACGCTCAGGATGCTGGCCGCCGCATTGACGCTGGCGGCCGGCCTCGCCACCACGCTGGGCACGGCGTCCACCGCTTACGCGGCCGACGCGCACTTCGTTCTGATCAGCCACGCGCCGGATTCGGATTCGTGGTGGAACACCATCAAGAACGCCATCAAGCAGGCCGACGAAGACTTCAACGTCCAGACCGACTACCGCAATCCGCCCAACGGCGACATCGCCGACATGGCGCGGCTCATCGAGCAGGCCGCGGCGCGCAACTACGACGGCGTGATCACCACCATCGCCGACTACGACGTGCTGAAGAGCTCCATCTCGAAGGTCACGGAAAAGAAGATTCCGCTCGTCACGATCAACTCGGGCACGGAAGAGCAGAGCGAAAAGCTCGGCGCCATCATGCACATCGGCCAGCCCGAATACGTGGCAGGCAAAGCCGCCGGCGAAAAGGCCAAGGCCGCGGGCGTGAAGAGCTTCCTGTGCGTGAACCACTTCGCGACCAACGCTGTGTCGTTCGAACGCTGCCGCGGTTTTGCCGATGCGCTCGGCGTGGACTACAAGACCTCCACCATCGACTCGGGCCAGGACCCGACGGAGATCCAGTCGAAGGTGAGCGCCTATCTGCGCAACCATCCGAACACGGGCGCCGTGCTCACGCTCGGCCCGGTGCCGGCTGCGGCCACGCTGAAGGCACTCCAGCAGATGGGGCTCGCGGGCAAGGTGTTCTTCTGCACGTTCGACTTCTCCGACGACATCGCCAAGGCCATCCAGGCCGGCACCATCCAGTTCGCCATCGACCAGCAACCGTATCTGCAGGGCTATCTGCCGGTCGCGGTGCTCGCCATCGCGAAGAAGGACCACACCACGGACCCGGCCGCCATCCGCAAGGCGCTGCAGGCCAATCCGAAGTTCCAGGCGCGGCTGCAAACGTACGGGCTGGAACCGTCGTATGGGCCGAAGAACATCCGTTCGGGCCCGGGCTTCATCACGAAGGCCAACCTCGACAAGGTCATCAAATACGCGGGCCAATACCGCTGA
- a CDS encoding MurR/RpiR family transcriptional regulator, translated as MNEESTEALPSVEELMQRIAENYESLPRQLKSVATYIEQHRASVMVDRTSDIAASCGVHPSAVVRFAQRFGFSGFSDLQAVFRQAYTNQGVSATSYQQRIRKLIDEKPGRVSGGSVAREFIGACRSGLDELEAGLDNAQFDAAVKMLQQAENIYVVGVRRSFPVASYIVYALQHTPKRVHLVSGFGGMYREQIRSVRKGDVVIAISFAPYGKETQYCLRVAQHHQAKTLVITDSQLSPLARYASAQLYVKEGSAFAFRSLTSTICLCQALFIALAYKLELNVEESKDTGGYDD; from the coding sequence ATGAACGAAGAAAGCACCGAAGCGCTGCCGAGCGTCGAGGAACTGATGCAGCGCATCGCGGAAAACTACGAGTCGCTGCCGCGCCAGTTGAAGAGCGTGGCGACTTACATCGAACAGCATCGCGCGAGCGTGATGGTGGATCGCACGAGCGACATCGCGGCAAGCTGCGGCGTGCATCCGTCGGCGGTGGTGCGTTTCGCGCAGCGCTTCGGCTTCTCGGGCTTTTCCGATCTGCAGGCCGTGTTTCGCCAGGCCTATACGAACCAGGGCGTGTCGGCCACGAGCTACCAGCAGCGCATCCGCAAGCTCATCGACGAAAAACCGGGGCGCGTGTCGGGCGGGTCGGTGGCACGCGAGTTCATCGGCGCGTGCCGCAGCGGTCTGGACGAACTCGAAGCGGGGCTGGACAACGCGCAGTTCGACGCCGCCGTGAAGATGCTCCAGCAAGCCGAGAACATCTACGTGGTGGGCGTGCGCCGCTCGTTTCCGGTGGCGAGCTACATCGTCTACGCGTTGCAGCACACGCCCAAACGCGTGCATCTGGTATCGGGCTTCGGCGGCATGTACCGCGAACAGATTCGCAGTGTGCGCAAGGGCGACGTGGTCATCGCCATCAGCTTCGCACCCTACGGCAAGGAAACGCAGTACTGCCTGCGCGTGGCGCAGCATCACCAGGCGAAGACGCTCGTGATTACCGATAGCCAGCTTTCGCCGCTCGCGCGTTATGCGAGCGCGCAACTGTACGTGAAGGAGGGCAGCGCATTCGCCTTCCGCTCACTGACCAGCACGATCTGCCTGTGCCAGGCGCTCTTCATCGCGCTCGCGTACAAGCTCGAATTGAACGTAGAAGAATCGAAAGACACTGGAGGCTACGATGACTGA
- the iolG gene encoding inositol 2-dehydrogenase, with protein MTETAGGKTLDVAVFGAGRIGRIHAANLARQPSVRLKYVVDVNREAAAALAAQHGAQVADVDGAMGDASIGATVICSSTDTHADLILKSAAAKKHVFCEKPVDLAIERARECADAVTRAGVVCMIGFQRRFDPTFAAVKARIDAGEIGTPEMLVVTSRDPGAPPVEYIKHSGGIFKDMLIHDFDIFRWILDDEAATVHATGSCLTDPAIAEAGDIDSTAVTIRTKRGRLCQINTTRRAAYGYDQRFEVLGSEGMLQAGNVRPTEVVAWSKRAVAIDVPEAFFLERYRAAYADEIAHFFAAVTEGKPVRTTVADGLKALELAEAATQSWREGRIVQLG; from the coding sequence ATGACTGAAACAGCAGGCGGCAAGACCCTCGACGTGGCGGTGTTCGGCGCGGGCCGCATCGGCCGCATTCACGCGGCCAATCTCGCAAGACAGCCCAGCGTGCGGCTCAAGTACGTGGTGGACGTGAACCGCGAGGCGGCCGCCGCGCTCGCGGCGCAGCACGGCGCGCAGGTGGCGGACGTGGACGGTGCGATGGGCGATGCGTCGATTGGCGCAACCGTGATCTGTTCGAGCACGGACACGCACGCGGACCTCATCCTGAAATCCGCGGCAGCGAAGAAGCACGTGTTCTGCGAGAAGCCCGTCGATCTCGCGATCGAGCGCGCGCGCGAATGCGCAGACGCGGTGACCCGCGCGGGCGTGGTCTGCATGATCGGCTTTCAGCGCCGCTTCGACCCGACCTTCGCGGCGGTGAAGGCGCGCATCGACGCGGGCGAAATCGGCACGCCGGAAATGCTCGTCGTGACGAGCCGCGATCCGGGCGCGCCGCCCGTGGAGTACATCAAGCACTCGGGCGGCATCTTCAAGGACATGCTGATCCACGACTTCGACATCTTCCGCTGGATTCTGGACGACGAAGCCGCGACGGTTCATGCCACGGGCAGTTGCCTCACGGACCCGGCGATTGCCGAGGCAGGCGACATCGATTCGACCGCGGTCACGATTCGCACGAAGCGCGGGCGGCTCTGCCAGATCAACACCACGCGGCGCGCTGCCTACGGCTACGACCAGCGCTTCGAAGTGCTGGGCAGCGAAGGCATGCTCCAGGCGGGCAACGTGCGGCCCACGGAAGTGGTGGCGTGGTCGAAGCGTGCTGTCGCGATCGACGTGCCCGAGGCGTTCTTCCTCGAACGCTATCGCGCCGCGTATGCCGACGAGATCGCGCATTTCTTCGCCGCCGTGACCGAAGGCAAGCCCGTGCGCACGACGGTAGCGGACGGCCTGAAGGCGCTCGAACTGGCCGAGGCCGCCACGCAGTCGTGGCGCGAAGGGCGCATCGTGCAGCTGGGCTGA